One Solanum pennellii chromosome 10, SPENNV200 genomic region harbors:
- the LOC107032655 gene encoding uncharacterized protein LOC107032655, with amino-acid sequence MNQRKYALEMISEVGLAAAKPVMTPLECNMKLTCVEFDEGSAINDDLFPDINKYQRLVGKLLYLTNTRSDISFAVQCLSQFMQKPKRSHWEAALRVIRYIKVEPGKGLLMSANTKPQLTGFCDADWVVCPNTRRSVAGFILKFGDSLISWKSKKQNTVSRSSAEAEYRSLATLTAEIVWVNNLFHELEVN; translated from the coding sequence ATGAATCAAAGGAAGTATGCTCTAGAAATGATTTCTGAGGTGGGGTTAGCTGCTGCAAAACCAGTAATGACACCACTAGAATGCAACATGAAGTTAACTTGTGTGGAATTTGATGAAGGCAGTGCCATTAATGATGATTTATTTCCAGATATTAACAAATACCAAAGGCTTGTTGGGAAGCTGTTGTACTTAACTAATACAAGGTCAGATATATCATTTGCAGTACAATGTTTGAGTCAGTTTATGCAGAAGCCAAAAAGGTCACATTGGGAGGCAGCATTGAGGGTGATTAGATACATCAAAGTTGAACCAGGAAAAGGGTTGTTGATGAGTGCAAATACAAAACCTCAACTTACAGGATTCTGCGATGCAGATTGGGTTGTATGTCCAAATACTAGAAGGTCTGTGGCTGGTTTTATATTGAAGTTTGGTGATTCTTTAATATCTTGGAAGTCTAAGAAGCAAAATACAGTGTCTAGAAGTTCTGCTGAAGCAGAATATAGGAGTTTGGCTACCTTGACTGCTGAGATCGTTTGGGTAAACAATTTGTTTCATGAATTGGAAGTAAATTGA
- the LOC107001803 gene encoding LOW QUALITY PROTEIN: ABC transporter F family member 4-like (The sequence of the model RefSeq protein was modified relative to this genomic sequence to represent the inferred CDS: inserted 1 base in 1 codon; substituted 1 base at 1 genomic stop codon) — translation MGKKKTDEAGVSGKAKGSSKDSKEGKKEKLSVSAMLANMDQKPEKPNKGSLATGASKAKPKAASKASAYTDGIDLPPSDDEEEEYVPHSEEVEEQINVHRRHGRNEAGPIDTSISYKELKKREKKDMLAVQAAEVAKKEALRDDRDAFTVVIGSRASVLEGQDDADANVKDITIENFSVAARGKELLKNTSVKISHGKRYGLVGPNGMGKSTLLKLLAWRKIPVPKNIDVVLVEQEIVGDDRTALEAVVSANEELIKLREEAASLQNAAASVDENEDDADGENIVEKLSELYERLQVMGSNAAEAQASKILAGLGFTKEMQGRATRSFSGGWRMRISLARXLFVQPTLLLLDEPTNHLDLRAVLWLEEYLCRWKKTLVVVSHDRDFLNTVCGDISHLHDMKLHFYRGNFDDFERGYEQRRKEMNKKFEIYDKQLKAAKRSXNRAQQEKVKDRAKFVASKESKKKGKDRVDEDETPPEAPQKWRDYSVEFHFPEPTELTPPLLQLIEVSFGYPNRPDFRLSDVDVGIDMRTRVAIVGPNGAGKSTLLNLLAGDLVPTEGEARKSQKLRIGRYSYHFVNLLTMDETPVQYLLRLHPDQEGLSKQEAVRSKLGKFGLPSHNHLTPILKLSGGQKARVVFTSTSMSKPHILLLDEPTNHLDMQSIDALADALDEFTGGVVLVSHDSRLISRVCDDEERSEIWIVENGTVEKFPDTFDEYKAELVKEIREEVDD, via the exons ATGGGGAAGAAAAAAACAGATGAGGCTGGTGTAAGTGGGAAGGCTAAGGGAAGCAGCAAAGATTCCAAGGAAGGGAAAAAAGAGAAGCTTTCTGTCTCTGCCATGCTCGCCAACATGGACCAGAAACCTGAGAAACCGAACAAAGGATCTTTAGCCACTGGTGCTAGTAAGGCCAAGCCTAAAGCAGCTTCAAAAGCATCAGCTTACACTGATGGTATTGATCTTCCTCCGTCTGATGACGAGGAAGAGGAGTATGTTCCTCACTCCGAAGAAGTGGAAGAACAGATCAATGTTCATAGAAGGCATGGAAGGAATGAAGCAGGTCCAATTGATACCTCCATAAGTTATAAAGAGCTAAAGAAACGAGAAAAGAAGGATATGCTTGCTGTTCAGGCAGCTGAGGTGGCAAAAAAGGAGGCCCTTAGGGATGATCGTGATGCTTTTACTGTTGTTATTGGTAGCAGGGCGTCTGTTCTTGAAGGTCAAGATGATGCTGATGCAAATGTTAAGGATATAACTATTGAGAATTTCTCTGTAGCAGCTCGTGGAAAAGAACTTCTAAAGAACACATCAGTTAAGATATCTCATGGGAAGAGATATGGTTTAGTTGGTCCCAATGGAATGGGCAAGTCCACCCTACTAAAGCTGCTTGCTTGGAGGAAGATTCCTGTACCAAAAAACATTGACGTAGTTTTGGTCGAACAAGAGATAGTTGGTGACGATAGGACGGCACTTGAAGCTGTTGTTTCAGCTAACGAGGAACTCATCAAGCTCCGAGAAGAGGCTGCATCTTTGCAGAATGCTGCTGCATCTGTTGATGAGAATGAAGATGATGCTGATGGGGAAAACATTGTAGAAAAGCTTTCTGAATTGTACGAAAGGTTGCAGGTGATGGGATCAAATGCTGCTGAGGCCCAAGCATCAAAAATTCTCGCTGGGCTGGGTTTCACCAAGGAAATGCAGGGGCGTGCTACCCGATCTTTTAGTGGTGGTTGGAGAATGAGAATTTCTCTAGCAC CTCTTTTTGTTCAGCCTACTCTATTGCTGTTGGATGAACCTACTAATCATCTTGATCTTCGGGCTGTTCTATGGTTAGAGGAGTACCTGTGCAGATGGAAGAAAACTCTGGTTGTTGTTTCACATGACCGAGACTTTCTGAACACTGTTTGCGGTGACATTAGTCATCTCCATGACATGAAACTACACTTCTATCGGGGTAACTTTGATGATTTTGAACGTGGATATGAACAACGTCGCAAAGAGATGAACAAGAAGTTTGAGATTTATGATAAACAGTTAAAAGCTGCCAAGAGATCTTGAAATCGAGCACAACAGGAGAAGGTAAAAGACCGAGCCAAGTTTGTAGCATCCAAAGAATCAAAGAAAAAGGGCAAGGATAGAGTTGATGAAGATGAAACTCCACCTGAAGCCCCTCAGAAGTGGAGGGACTACAGcgtggagttccactttcctgAGCCTACTGAACTAACACCTCCACTTCTTCAGCTAATTGAGGTTAGCTTCGGTTACCCTAACCGACCAGACTTCAGGCTCTCTGATGTTGATGTTGGTATTGATATGCGGACTCGAGTTGCTATCGTTGGGCCCAATGGGGCAGGCAAATCGACCTTGCTTAACCTCTTGGCAGGTGATTTGGTTCCTACAGAAGGTGAAGCCCGCAAGAGTCAAAAGTTGAGGATTGGACGGTACTCATACCATTTTGTTAATCTTCTCACAATGGACGAAACACCTGTCCAGTACCTGCTTCGTCTTCACCCAGATCAAGAGGGACTTAGTAAGCAAGAAGCTGTTCGTTCAAAGCTAGGAAAATTTGGACTTCCCAGCCATAACCATCTTACCCCCATTTTAAAGTTGTCTGGAGGACAAAAGGCTAGAGTTGTGTTTACATCTACTTCCATGTCGAAGCCTCACATCTTGCTATTAGATGAGCCAACAAACCATTTGGACATGCAGAGTATCGATGCTTTGGCAGATGCCCTTGATGAATTCACTGGTGGAGTTGTGTTAGTCAGTCATGACTCGCGGCTCATATCGAGGGTTTGTGATGATGAAGAAAGAAGTGAAATTTGGATAGTTGAGAATGGGACCGTTGAAAAGTTCCCAGATACATTTGATGAATACAAGGCCGAACTTGTAAAGGAAATCAGGGAAGAAGTCGATGATTGA